Genomic segment of Penaeus monodon isolate SGIC_2016 chromosome 32, NSTDA_Pmon_1, whole genome shotgun sequence:
NNNNNNNNNNNNNNNNNNNNNNNNNNNNNNNNNNNNNNNNNNNNNNNNNNNNNNNNNNNNNNNNNNNNNNNNNNNNNNNNNNNNNNNNNNNNNNNNNNNNNNNNNNNNNNNNNNNNNNNNNNNNNNNNNNNNNNNNNNNNNNNNNNNNNNNNNNNNNNNNNNNNNNNNNNNNNNNNNNNNNNNNNNNNNNNNNNNNNNNNNNNNNNNNNNNNNNNNNNNNNNNNNNNNNNNNNNNNNNNNNNNNNNNNNNNNNNNNNNNNNNNNNNNNNNNNNNNNNNNNNNNNNNNNNNNNNNNNNNNNNNNNNNNNNNNNNNNNNNNNNNNNNNNNNNNNNNNNNNNNNNNNNNNNNNNNNNNNNNNNNNNNNNNNNNNNNNNNNNNNNNNNNNNNNNNNNNNNNNNNNNNNNNNNNNNNNNNNNNNNNNNNNNNNNNNNNNNNNNNNNNNNNNNNNNNNNNNNNNNNNNNNNNNNNNNNNNNNNNNNNNNNNNNNNNNNNNNNNNNNNNNNNNNNNNNNNNNNNNNNNNNNNNNNNNNNNNNNNNNNNNNNNNNNNNNNNNNNNNNNNNNNNNNNNNNNNNNNNNNNNNNNNNNNNNNNNNNNNNNNNNNNNNNNNNNNNNNNNNNNNNNNNNNNNNNNNNNNNNNNNNNNNNNNNNNNNNNNNNNNNNNNNNNNNNNNNNNNNNNNNNNNNNNNNNNNNNNNNNNNNNNNNNNNNNNNNNNNNNNNNNNNNNNNNNNNNNNNNNNNNNNNNNNNNNNNNNNNNNNNNNNNNNNNNNNNNNNNNNNNNNNNNNNNNNNNNNNNNNNNNNNNNNNNNNNNNNNNNNNNNNNNNNNNNNNNNNNNNNNNNNNNNNNNNNNNNNNNNNNNNNNNNNNNNNNNNNNNNNNNNNNNNNNNNNNNNNNNNNNNNNNNNNNNNNNNNNNNNNNNNNNNNNNNNNNNNNNNNNNNNNNNNNNNNNNNNNNNNNNNNNNNNNNNNNNNNNNNNNNNNNNNNNNNNNNNNNNNNNNNNNNNNNNNNNNNNNNNNNNNNNNNNNNNNNNNNNNNNNNNNNNNNNNNNNNNNNNNNNNNNNNNNNNNNNNNNNNNNNNNNNNNNNNNNNNNNNNNNNNNNNNNNNNNNNNNNNNNNNNNNNNNNNNNNNNNNNNNNNNNNNNNNNNNNNNNNNNNNNNNNNNNNNNNNNNNNNNNNNNNNNNNNNNNNNNNNNNNNNNNNNNNNNNNNNNNNNNNNNNNNNNNNNNNNNNNNNNNNNNNNNNNNNNNNNNNNNNNNNNNNNNNNNNNNNNNNNNNNNNNNNNNNNNNNNNNNNNNNNNNNNNNNNNNNNNNNNNNNNNNNNNNNNNNNNNNNNNNNNNNNNNNNNNNNNNNNNNNNNNNNNNNNNNNNNNNNNNNNNNNNNNNNNNNNNNNNNNNNNNNNNNNNNNNNNNNNNNNNNNNNNNNNNNNNNNNNNNNNNNNNNNNNNNNNNNNNNNNNNNNNNNNNNNNNNNNNNNNNNNNNNNNNNNNNNNNNNNNNNNNNNNNNNNNNNNNNNNNNNNNNNNNNNNNNNNNNNNNNNNNNNNNNNNNNNNNNNNNNNNNNNNNNNNNNNNNNNNNNNNNNNNNNNNNNNNNNNNNNNNNNNNNNNNNNNNNNNNNNNNNNNNNNNNNNNNNNNNNNNNNNNNNNNNNNNNNNNNNNNNNNNNNNNNNNNNNNNNNNNNNNNNNNNNNNNNNNNNNNNNNNNNNNNNNNNNNNNNNNNNNNNNNNNNNNNNNNNNNNNNNNNNNNNNNNNNNNNNNNNNNNNNNNNNNNNNNNNNNNNNNNNNNNNNNNNNNNNNNNNNNNNNNNNNNNNNNNNNNNNNNNNNNNNNNNNNNNNNNNNNNNNNNNNNNNNNNNNNNNNNNNNNNNNNNNNNNNNNNNNNNNNNNNNNNNNNNNNNNNNNNNNNNNNNNNNNNNNNNNNNNNNNNNNNNNNNNNNNNNNNNNNNNNNNNNNNNNNNNNNNNNNNNNNNNNNNNNNNNNNNNNNNNNNNNNNNNNNNNNNNNNNNNNNNNNNNNNNNNNNGGAGACCTTGACATTGCCCNNNNNNNNNNNNNNNNNNNNNNNNNNNNNNNNNNNNNNNNNNNNNNNNNNNNNNNNNNNNNNNNNNNNNNNNNNNNNNNNNNNNNNNNNNNNNNNNNNNNATGTACAAAGCTATGATCACGGTGTAATTTGCATCTGTAATCCGTTGAATAACGCGGTTTTTAGTACGATATATGCACAAAAACGTAAGCAGAAACTGTTAATGGGTATATACGCACGATACTTTTAATTGTTGCCCTAATACTGNNNNNNNNNNNNNNNNNNNNNNNNNNNNNNNNNNNNNNNNNNNNNNNNNNNNNNNNNNNNNNNNNNNNNNNNNNNNNNNNNNNNNNNNNNNNNNNNNNNNNNNNNNNNNNNNNNNNNNNNNNNNNNNNNNNNNNNNNNNNNNNNNNNNNNNNNNNNNNNNNNNNNNNNNNNNNNNNNNNNNNNNNNNNNNNNNNNNNNNNNNNNNNNNNNNNNNNNNNNNNNNNNNNNNNNNNNNNNNNNNNNNNNNNNNNNNNNNNNNNNNNNNNNNNNNNNNNNNNNNNNNNNNNNNNNNNNNNNNNNNNNNNNNNNNNNNNNNNNNNNNNNNNNNNNNNNNNNNNNNNNNNNNNNNNNNNNNNNNNNNNNNNNNNNNNNNNNNNNNNNNNNNNNNNNNNNNNNNNNNNNNNNNNNNNNNNNNNNNNNNNNNNNNNNNNNNNNNNNNNNNNNNNNNNNNNNNNNNNNNNNNNNNNNNNNNNNNNNNNNNNNNNNNNNNNNNNNNNNNNNNNNNNNNNNNNNNNNNNNNNNNNNNNNNNNNNNNNNNNNNNNNNNNNNNNNNNNNNNNNNNNNNNNNNNNNNNNNNNNNNNNNNNNNNNNNNNNNNNNNNNNNNNNNNNNNNNNNNNNNNNNNNNNNNNNNNNNNNNNNNNNNNNNNNNNNNNNNNNNNNNNNNNNNNNNNNNNNNNNNNNNNNNNNNNNNNNNNNNNNNNNNNNNNNNNNNNNNNNNNNNNNNNNNNNNNNNNNNNNNNNNNNNNNNNNNNNNNNNNNNNNNNNNNNNNNNNNNNNNNNNNNNNNNNNNNNNNNNNNNNNNNNNNNNNNNNNNNNNNNNNNNNNNNNNNNNNNNNNNNNNNNNNNNNNNNNNNNNNNNNNNNNNNNNNNNNNNNNNNNNNNNNNNNNNNNNNNNNNNNNNNNNNNNNNNNNNNNNNNNNNNNNNNNNNNNNNNNNNNNNNNNNNNNNNNNNNNNNNNNNNNNNNNNNNNNNNNNNNNNNNNNNNNNNNNNNNNNNNNNNNNNNNNNNNNNNNNNNNNNNNNNNNNNNNNNNNNNNNNNNNNNNNNNNNNNNNNNNNNNNNNNNNNNNNNNNNNNNNNNNNNNNNNNNNNNNNNNNNNNNNNNNNNNNNNNNNNNNNNNNNNNNNNNNNNNNNNNNNNNNNNNNNNNNNNNNNNNNNNNNNNNNNNNNNNNNNNNNNNNNNNNNNNNNNNNNNNNNNNNNNNNNNNNNNNNNNNNNNNNNNNNNNNNNNNNNNNNNNNNNNNNNNNNNNNNNNNNNNNNNNNNNNNNNNNNNNNNNNNNNNNNNNNNNNNNNNNNNNNNNNNNNNNNNNNNNNNNNNNNNNNNNNNNNNNNNNNNNNNNNNNNNNNNNNNNNNNNNNNNNNNNNNNNNNNNNNNNNNNNNNNNNNNNNNNNNNNNNNNNNNNNNNNNNNNNNNNNNNNNNNNNNNNNNNNNNNNNNNNNNNNNNNNNNNNNNNNNNNNNNNNNNNNNNNNNNNNNNNNNNNNNNNNNNNNNNNNNNNNNNNNNNNNNNNNNNNNNNNNNNNNNNNNNNNNNNNNNNNNNNNNNNNNNNNNNNNNNNNNNNNNNNNNNNNNNNNNNNNNNNNNNNNNNNNNNNNNNNNNNNNNNNNNNNNNNNNNNNNNNNNNNNNNNNNNNNNNNNNNNNNNNNNNNNNNNNNNNNNNNNNNNNNNNNNNNNNNNNNNNNNNNNNNNNNNNNNNNNNNNNNNNNNNNNNNNNNNNNNNNNNNNNNNNNNNNNNNNNNNNNNNNNNNNNNNNNNNNNNNNNNNNNNNNNNNNNNNNNNNNNNNNNNNNNNNNNNNNNNNNNNNNNNNNNNNNNNNNNNNNNNNNNNNNNNNNNNNNNNNNNNNNNNNNNNNNNNNNNNNNNNNNNNNNNNNNNNNNNNNNNNNNNNNNNNNNNNNNNNNNNNNNNNNNNNNNNNNNNNNNNNNNNNNNNNNNNNNNNNNNNNNNNNNNNNNNNNNNNNNNNNNNNNNNNNNNNNNNNNNNNNNNNNNNNNNNNNNNNNNNNNNNNNNNNNNNNNNNNNNNNNNNNNNNNNNNNNNNNNNNNNNNNNNNNNNNNNNNNNNNNNNNNNNNNNNNNNNNNNNNNNNNNNNNNNNNNNNNNNNNNNNNNNNNNNNNNNNNNNNNNNNNNNNNNNNNNNNNNNNNNNNNNNNNNNNNNNNNNNNNNNNNNNNNNNNNNNNNNNNNNNNNNNNNNNNNNNNNNNNNNNNNNNNNNNNNNNNNNNNNNNNNNNNNNNNNNNNNNNNNNNNNNNNNNNNNNNNNNNNNNNNNNNNNNNNNNNNNNNNNNNNNNNNNNNNNNNNNNNNNNNNNNNNNNNNNNNNNNNNNNNNNNNNNNNNNNNNNNNNNNNNNNNNNNNNNNNNNNNNNNNNNNNNNNNNNNNNNNNNNNNNNNNNNNNNNNNNNNNNNNNNNNNNNNNNNNNNNNNNNNNNNNNNNNNNNNNNNNNNNNNNNNNNNNNNNNNNNNNNNNNNNNNNNNNNNNNNNNNNNNNNNNNNNNNNNNNNNNNNNNNNNNNNNNNNNNNNNNNNNNNNNNNNNNNNNNNNNNNNNNNNNNNNNNNNNNNNNNNNNNNNNNNNNNNNNNNNNNNNNNNNNNNNNNNNNNNNNNNNNNNNNNNNNNNNNNNNNNNNNNNNNNNNNNNNNNNNNNNNNNNNNNNNNNNNNNNNNNNNNNNNNNNNNNNNNNNNNNNNNNNNNNNNNNNNNNNNNNNNNNNNNNNNNNNNNNNNNNNNNNNNNNNNNNNNNNNNNNNNNNNNNNNNNNNNNNNNNNNNNNNNNNNNNNNNNNNNNNNNNNNNNNNNNNNNNNNNNNNNNNNNNNNNNNNNNNNNNNNNNNNNNNNNNNNNNNNNNNNNNNNNNNNNNNNNNNNNNNNNNNNNNNNNNNNNNNNNNNNNNNNNNNNNNNNNNNNNNNNNNNNNNNNNNNNNNNNNNNNNNNNNNNNNNNNNNNNNNNNNNNNNNNNNNNNNNNNNNNNNNNNNNNNNNNNNNNNNNNNNNNNNNNNNNNNNNNNNNNNNNNNNNNNNNNNNNNNNNNNNNNNNNNNNNNNNNNNNNNNNNNNNNNNNNNNNNNNNNNNNNNNNNNNNNNNNNNNNNNNNNNNNNNNNNNNNNNNNNNNNNNNNNNNNNNNNNNNNNNNNNNNNNNNNNNNNNNNNNNNNNNNNNNNNNNNNNNNNNNNNNNNNNNNNNNNNNNNNNNNNNNNNNNNNNNNNNNNNNNNNNNNNNNNNNNNNNNNNNNNNNNNNNNNNNNNNNNNNNNNNNNNNNNNNNNNNNNNNNNNNNNNNNNNNNNNNNNNNNNNNNNNNNNNNNNNNNNNNNNNNNNNNNNNNNNNNNNNNNNNNNNNNNNNNNNNNNNNNNNNNNNNNNNNNNNNNNNNNNNNNNNNNNNNNNNNNNNNNNNNNNNNNNNNNNNNNNNNNNNNNNNNNNNNNNNNNNNNNNNNNNNNNNNNNNNNNNNNNNNNNNNNNNNNNNNNNNNNNNNNNNNNNNNNNNNNNNNNNNNNNNNNNNNNNNNNNNNNNNNNNNNNNNNNNNNNNNNNNNNNNNNNNNNNNNNNNNNNNNNNNNNNNNNNNNNNNNNNNNNNNNNNNNNNNNNNNNNNNNNNNNNNNNNNNNNNNNNNNNNNNNNNNNNNNNNNNNNNNNNNNNNNNNNNNNNNNNNNNNNNNNNNNNNNNNNNNNNNNNNNNNNNNNNNNNNNNNNNNNNNNNNNNNNNNNNNNNNNNNNNNNNNNNNNNNNNNNNNNNNNNNNNNNNNNNNNNNNNNNNNNNNNNNNNNNNNNNNNNNNNNNNNNNNNNNNNNNNNNNNNNNNNNNNNNNNNNNNNNNNNNNNNNNNNNNNNNNNNNNNNNNNNNNNNNNNNNNNNNNNNNNNNNNNNNNNNNNNNNNNNNNNNNNNNNNNNNNNNNNNNNNNNNNNNNNNNNNNNNNNNNNNNNNNNNNNNNNNNNNNNNNNNNNNNNNNNNNNNNNNNNNNNNNNNNNNNNNNNNNNNNNNNNNNNNNNNNNNNNNNNNNNNNNNNNNNNNNNNNNNNNNNNNNNNNNNNNNNNNNNNNNNNNNNNNNNNNNNNNNNNNNNNNNNNNNNNNNNNNNNNNNNNNNNNNNNNNNNNNNNNNNNNNNNNNNNNNNNNNNNNNNNNNNNNNNNNNNNNNNNNNNNNNNNNNNNNNNNNNNNNNNNNNNNNNNNNNNNNNNNNNNNNNNNNNNNNNNNNNNNNNNNNNNNNNNNNNNNNNNNNNNNNNNNNNNNNNNNNNNNNNNNNNNNNNNNNNNNNNNNNNNNNNNNNNNNNNNNNNNNNNNNNNNNNNNNNNNNNNNNNNNNNNNNNNNNNNNNNNNNNNNNNNNNNNNNNNNNNNNNNNNNNNNNNNNNNNNNNNNNNNNNNNNNNNNNNNNNNNNNNNNNNNNNNNNNNNNNNNNNNNNNNNNNNNNNNNNNNNNNNNNNNNNNNNNNNNNNNNNNNNNNNNNNNNNNNNNNNNNNNNNNNNNNNNNNNNNNNNNNNNNNNNNNNNNNNNNNNNNNNNNNNNNNNNNNNNNNNNNNNNNNNNNNNNNNNNNNNNNNNNNNNNNNNNNNNNNNNNNNNNNNNNNNNNNNNNNNNNNNNNNNNNNNNNNNNNNNNNNNNNNNNNNNNNNNNNNNNNNNNNNNNNNNNNNNNNNNNNNNNNNNNNNNNNNNNNNNNNNNNNNNNNNNNNNNNNNNNNNNNNNNNNNNNNNNNNNNNNNNNNNNNNNNNNNNNNNNNNNNNNNNNNNNNNNNNNNNNNNNNNNNNNNNNNNNNNNNNNNNNNNNNNNNNNNNNNNNNNNNNNNNNNNNNNNNNNNNNNNNNNNNNNNNNNNNNNNNNNNNNNNNNNNNNNNNNNNNNNNNNNNNNNNNNNNNNNNNNNNNNNNNNNNNNNNNNNNNNNNNNNNNNNNNNNNNNNNNNNNNNNNNNNNNNNNNNNNNNNNNNNNNNNNNNNNNNNNNNNNNNNNNNNNNNNNNNNNNNNNNNNNNNNNNNNNNNNNNNNNNNNNNNNNNNNNNNNNNNNNNNNNNNNNNNNNNNNNNNNNNNNNNNNNNNNNNNNNNNNNNNNNNNNNNNNNNNNNNNNNNNNNNNNNNNNNNNNNNNNNNNNNNNNNNNNNNNNNNNNNNNNNNNNNNNNNNNNNNNNNNNNNNNNNNNNNNNNNNNNNNNNNNNNNNNNNNNNNNNNNNNNNNNNNNNNNNNNNNNNNNNNNNNNNNNNNNNNNNNNNNNNNNNNNNNNNNNNNNNNNNNNNNNNNNNNNNNNNNNNNNNNNNNNNNNNNNNNNNNNNNNNNNNNNNNNNNNNNNNNNNNNNNNNNNNNNNNNNNNNNNNNNNNNNNNNNNNNNNNNNNNNNNNNNNNNNNNNNNNNNNNNNNNNNNNNNNNNNNNNNNNNNNNNNNNNNNNNNNNNNNNNNNNNNNNNNNNNNNNNNNNNNNNNNNNNNNNNNNNNNNNNNNNNNNNNNNNNNNNNNNNNNNNNNNNNNNNNNNNNNNNNNNNNNNNNNNNNNNNNNNNNNNNNNNNNNNNNNNNNNNNNNNNNNNNNNNNNNNNNNNNNNNNNNNNNNNNNNNNNNNNNNNNNNNNNNNNNNNNNNNNNNNNNNNNNNNNNNNNNNNNNNNNNNNNNNNNNNNNNNNNNNNNNNNNNNNNNNNNNNNNNNNNNNNNNNNNNNNNNNNNNNNNNNNNNNNNNNNNNNNNNNNNNNNNNNNNNNNNNNNNNNNNNNNNNNNNNNNNNNNNNNNNNNNNNNNNNNNNNNNNNNNNNNNNNNNNNNNNNNNNNNNNNNNNNNNNNNNNNNNNNNNNNNNNNNNNNNNNNNNNNNNNNNNNNNNNNNNNNNNNNNNNNNNNNNNNNNNNNNNNNNNNNNNNNNNNNNNNNNNNNNNNNNNNNNNNNNNNNNNNNNNNNNNNNNNNNNNNNNNNNNNNNNNNNNNNNNNNNNNNNNNNNNNNNNNNNNNNNNNNNNNNNNNNNNNNNNNNNNNNNNNNNNNNNNNNNNNNNNNNNNNNNNNNNNNNNNNNNNNNNNNNNNNNNNNNNNNNNNNNNNNNNNNNNNNNNNNNNNNNNNNNNNNNNNNNNNNNNNNNNNNNNNNNNNNNNNNNNNNNNNNNNNNNNNNNNNNNNNNNNNNNNNNNNNNNNNNNNNNNNNNNNNNNNNNNNNNNNNNNNNNNNNNNNNNNNNNNNNNNNNNNNNNNNNNNNNNNNNNNNNNNNNNNNNNNNNNNNNNNNNNNNNNNNNNNNNNNNNNNNNNNNNNNNNNNNNNNNNNNNNNNNNNNNNNNNNNNNNNNNNNNNNNNNNNNNNNNNNNNNNNNNNNNNNNNNNNNNNNNNNNNNNNNNNNNNNNNNNNNNNNNNNNNNNNNNNNNNNNNNNNNNNNNNNNNNNNNNNNNNNNNNNNNNNNNNNNNNNNNNNNNNNNNNNNNNNNNNNNNNNNNNNNNNNNNNNNNNNNNNNNNNNNNNNNNNNNNNNNNNNNNNNNNNNNNNNNNNNNNNNNNNNNNNNNNNNNNNNNNNNNNNNNNNNNNNNNNNNNNNNNNNNNNNNNNNNNNNNNNNNNNNNNNNNNNNNNNNNNNNNNNNNNNNNNNNNNNNNNNNNNNNNNNNNNNNNNNNNNNNNNNNNNNNNNNNNNNNNNNNNNNNNNNNNNNNNNNNNNNNNNNNNNNNNNNNNNNNNNNNNNNNNNNNNNNNNNNNNNNNNNNNNNNNNNNNNNNNNNNNNNNNNNNNNNAGNNNNNNNNNNNNNNNNNNNNNNNNNNNNNNNNNNNNNNNNNNNNNNNNNNNNNNNNNNNNNNNNNNNNNNNNNNNNNNNNNNNNNNNNNNNNNNNNNNNNNNNNNNNNNNNNNNNNNNNNNNNNNNNNNNNNNNNNNNNNNNNNNNNNNNNNNNNNNNNNNNNNNNNNNNNNNNNNNNNNNNNNNNNNNNNNNNNNNNNNNNNNNNNNNNNNNNNNNNNNNNNNNNNNNNNNNNNNNNNNNNNNNNNNNNNNNNNNNNNNNNNNNNNNNNNNNNNNNNNNNNNNNNNNNNNNNNNNNNNNNNNNNNNNNNNNNNNNNNNNNNNNNNNNNNNNNNNNNNNNtttctgtctctttctctctttgagcATTGCCTATTggcatatattatgaatatgtaattgtggtaatttcatattatatatgacagttctttatcatcatttagatAACCATCGTAATGTTTTGAAATTTACCaccaaagaataacaaaaaacacacacacatctcgctTCAAGAAAGATATATTGATAATGCAGCGGAAATTATCACAAATTTATTCGCTATTTAAATGCTGGGAACAAACCTTGGTATAAAACTCGTAACCCCAGAGCGTTGCCTTGAACACACACGGGAGCCATTTTTCTTTTCAGGCTTTGTGAAAAATCACAAGAAACTTTCCGAATGAGCTTCATTTCTCATCTCACTGTTCGTCCGCAGGTGGCAGTGATTACCTGCGTGGCGATATTTCTGCTAAGTTCCTCCGTGTCGGGGGAACAAGACCTCCCCAGCGATGCCGTCTTCGAGGCCGTGAAGCTCCTAAAGGACCTTTCTACGGAGGGGATTTTTgccaagaaagagaaggagggaaagacggTCGTCACGAAAGGTAGGGCGGAGGGAAGGTCGAGCGCAAGCCCTCCGCGCCCTCCACAACCCCCTCGAAACACCTCGAGACTCCCTTCCCGAACAAGGGGTCGGCAAGGCAGCGGTCATTCGCCACCAACCCCCAAAGCGAACCTCAAAGTCGTGGGAGTTCGAGTGGACGCCTCAAGTAACTCTGTCCCAATGGAGAAACTTCTCGGAGCTGATACTTCGCGGCACGAAAAAACTGTGGTCAGGGAGTCCTTCGAGGGTATATCTGAGCGCATGGACGTCGACGATCCAGACGTCCAGAAAGTGTCCACGGAGGTTCGCAGTGGGCGACGCGGACGGGTGCGTGTGGTGACTCTGCGGCGCCCATTGTCCGTCTCAGAAGTGCGGGAGGATCAACCCCTTGATTTCACATCTTTAAACTTGAATAACGTAAACACTTTTGGAGGTTTTGGAAAACGTCTCATTCCTTTGAAATCAAGTGGTCTAAGACCATTAGCTTCTGTGGAATCAGATGACGAAGATTCGGCTACCCCTGCCATTAATAGTGTGCCTGCACCAGCAATTGCTCCATCGGGCACAGGGACCCGGAATCAGCGTCCCAACGTCGTTGTCACGACAGAGGGTCCAAGAATTGTAGCAACAACGAGAGCACCAAGTCGAGGGAGGTTCAGGCCGACCAGACCTCCGACTGCGTCTCGCTCAAGACCAACCACGTCTGCGCCGGCCTCTCCCACGCCAGAGGGACCTCCTGCCACGACATTTAGACCCAGCATCACAACGACACTTTCTGGTCTACTAACAACTGCTCAAGGGGCCACGACAACAAAACAGCCCCACGTGACATTCCCCAGCAGGTCGAGAGTGGGAGCAAGCAGAGGAACCACCAAACCTCAAGTAACCTCAGTTCAGCGAATTACGACCACGGCACAACCTTTTTCACAACAGCGCAGAAAACCAGGTGCTTCACGAGCCAGTACTGCCAGACCCAAACCTCAAGAATTTGAAGATATATCTGCCGAAGATGAGGAAATTTTCATTGTGTTGAAAGATGTACAGCGTATCACAGCACCAAGACGACCAACCAACCCTTCAGTTGTGTCGAACAGAGTCNNNNNNNNNNNNNNNNNNNNNNNNNNNTCAAACCATCCTCTGTCATCTGCAGGGGGCCTAAGATCAACGAGGCCGCCACACTCCCAGTCTCTTACTCCTGTTGCCCTTAATTCCTTGCGTCCAAGCCCTGTTACTCATGAAGGTGATGTCTTTTCGCCGGGCACGAAAGACCAGCAaaaccttcctccctccactttccGACCTCCACTTGGCACGACCTTCACCAAGTTTTCCTTTGGTCAAGCAAACTTCACTGTTGTGTCAAACCCTATTTCTCCCCCACAGTCACCACCTACACCCGGAACCTCTTCTGCTACGCCTTCCTCTGGTGCTTCATTTGCTACTTCCCTCAGACCTTCAGTCACCTCCCcaacttcttttgtttcttcccctAGACCATCAGTTACACCCCCcagttcttttatttcttcctttaggCCTTCAATCACTTCCCCTACTGTTTTCGTTTCTTCTCCAAAACCTTCATTCGTATCTTCCAGACCTTCAGTTATTTCCCCTACTGGTTTTGTTTCTTCCCCAAGACCTTCAATTACGTCCCcagcttctttcatttcttccctaAGACCCTCAGTAACGTCCTCTAATCCTTTGGTTTCATCTCCTAGACCTCCAGTTTCTCTCTTAACACCTTTAGTGTCTTCTCCTAGACTGACAGTAACTGCTTCCAATCCTTTTGtttcctcccctattcccttcgATTCTTCACCCATACCTTCAGTCCCATCCCcaacttcttttgtttcttctcccaAACCATCAGTCACCTCTCctacgtttttcttttcctctcccaattCCTTTGTTACATCTCCCAGACCTTTTATATCATCTGCTCAACCTCAGGTCACGTCGCCTAAACCCTTTGTTACCTCTGTCACGCCATCTAATCCCAATCCCTTTACTTTATCTCAGCGACCTACTGCCAGACCTACCAATTCAAACTCTTTCGCCACATCCTCTCGTCCTTCGTTCTCGTCATTAAGCCAGTCTGGCACTCCATCTAATACTCGTGGTATTCCTTTAAGTTTTGGGACAACCTCTAGTTCTGGTACTTCTTCACCATTTGGTACATCTCCTAATATCTTCCAAACTTCCCCAAGTCCTTTTGTTACAACCTCAAGGCCGTTTGTTACACCATCTCATACTTTTCCGTCGTCTCCTTTTGTTTCCTCCCACCAGCCAATTGTGACATCCTCTCGGCCTGCTGTCACTTCCCCTCGTTTAGCCGTCACTTCTGCTCAGCCTGTTGTCACTTCTCCTCGCCCAGTTGTCACTACTTTCCGATCCAACGCCACCCCTCGGACTTCTGCAAGCTTCTCGTTCCAGCCCCTTTCTGCACAACCAACCACAGTGGTATCACCAAATCCACAGCAAGAATCATCTACTTCTAATCGCCCAGTTGAAACTTCCACGTTCCATAAGATACCTTTCAGAGGATTTTCATTCCAGTCCTTCCATCCAGGATTATCTCCAAGCACTGCAATCCAGCTTGGTGCTTCAGAAGAACAATCTAGAAATGAATTCAGAAAATTACCCCCATCATCTTTACCTCCACGAAAACCATCTCGAGTATCcctttctcctatcccctctccagTACCAACTTCCTTTTCAGCTTTCCCCCAAACAGCTTTCCCGGCTGACTTTGGTTCTGTCATCCACTCACGGCCAACCTTCTctactactcttcctcctcctgcactAACAACCCCAAGGTTTGCTGTAACACCTTCTCCATCACAAATTAAGTTAGATCCTCCATCACCTACAACTTTCAGCCCAAGGCCTTTTCCCCCTCCACGACCTTCACTTCAACCTCCGCCAAGCCACTCTAGCTTTTCTCAGCCTCGCACTGACGCTCAGTCAATCTCCACCGAACGTCCAAATCTTCCTTCTCTGACTTTCACGGCTCCTGACACATTCCAGTTTCTTAAAGTATCACCACAAGGTGAATTTAGCACTCAGAGTTCAGGTACTACACAGCCACAGCCAACGACCTTCAGAGGTCCTTTTCTACAGTTCTTTTCCACACCTGGGTCATCTTCCACACCTCCCTTCCAGAGAACATCAAATGTTCAAAGACTCAACTCTCCTTCAGTCTCCACGTCTTTGAGACCGACAACGTTCACATCATTCCAGGACCCAAGTCGAGCATCACTTACACCTACCGTCAGATCTTTTGTACCCACATCTCCAGGGCATCCTCGCAGTTTCCGGTCCACAACTACTTTGCCACCCTTCCTTGCTGCCTTTTCTACCTCATCAGATGACACAGAAAAACTCCGAAATCGTGCACCGGAGAATACTCTACCCTCGCCACCAATCATTGAAATTGGGGGATTTGTTCCCATGAAAATCTCCAAGGCAAATGATCAACCTGTAAAACCATCAGAGAtcttaacaccccctcccccgctcccatCATCATTTGGGGATAAAGACCTGTTTACATCCTTTGCCTCCAATCTTACAACTCAGCCTCCCCCTACCACCTCTAGACCTGTTGCCACCAGCCCCACCTCACAGCCAGCAGTTACAACGGAGTTCAACCTTCAGACAACTCCAAGGACCTTGTTTAACACTGCACGACCACCACAAACAATCACAGGCTCCAACTTCTTCCTGAATAGTTTCAGATCAGCGTCTCCTCCTCCAGCGACTGTAACAACTGGACTCCC
This window contains:
- the LOC119593546 gene encoding mucin-5AC-like, producing the protein MTVTHVRRMCWIRERPLVEAHRTTDFLLLEPVALITWGHVTQLRTATTRSSRSTHTRRPSVESTASQTFPNNSGDGPSTQKVASVDYEHTGMKFQKIFVAVITCVAIFLLSSSVSGEQDLPSDAVFEAVKLLKDLSTEGIFAKKEKEGKTVVTKGRAEGRSSASPPRPPQPPRNTSRLPSRTRGRQGSGHSPPTPKANLKVVGVRVDASSNSVPMEKLLGADTSRHEKTVVRESFEGISERMDVDDPDVQKVSTEVRSGRRGRVRVVTLRRPLSVSEVREDQPLDFTSLNLNNVNTFGGFGKRLIPLKSSGLRPLASVESDDEDSATPAINSVPAPAIAPSGTGTRNQRPNVVVTTEGPRIVATTRAPSRGRFRPTRPPTASRSRPTTSAPASPTPEGPPATTFRPSITTTLSGLLTTAQGATTTKQPHVTFPSRSRVGASRGTTKPQVTSVQRITTTAQPFSQQRRKPGASRASTARPKPQEFEDISAEDEEIFIVLKDVQRGLRSTRPPHSQSLTPVALNSLRPSPVTHEGDVFSPGTKDQQNLPPSTFRPPLGTTFTKFSFGQANFTVVSNPISPPQSPPTPGTSSATPSSASFISSLRPSVTSSNPLVSSPRPPVSLLTPLVSSPRLTVTASNPFVSSPIPFDSSPIPSVPSPTSFVSSPKPSVTSPTFFFSSPNSFVTSPRPFISSAQPQVTSPKPFVTSVTPSNPNPFTLSQRPTARPTNSNSFATSSRPSFSSLSQSGTPSNTRGIPLSFGTTSSSGTSSPFGTSPNIFQTSPSPFVTTSRPFVTPSHTFPSSPFVSSHQPIVTSSRPAVTSPRLAVTSAQPVVTSPRPVVTTFRSNATPRTSASFSFQPLSAQPTTVVSPNPQQESSTSNRPVETSTFHKIPFRGFSFQSFHPGLSPSTAIQLGASEEQSRNEFRKLPPSSLPPRKPSRVSLSPIPSPVPTSFSAFPQTAFPADFGSVIHSRPTFSTTLPPPALTTPRFAVTPSPSQIKLDPPSPTTFSPRPFPPPRPSLQPPPSHSSFSQPRTDAQSISTERPNLPSLTFTAPDTFQFLKVSPQGEFSTQSSGTTQPQPTTFRGPFLQFFSTPGSSSTPPFQRTSNVQRLNSPSVSTSLRPTTFTSFQDPSRASLTPTVRSFVPTSPGHPRSFRSTTTLPPFLAAFSTSSDDTEKLRNRAPENTLPSPPIIEIGGFVPMKISKANDQPVKPSEILTPPPPLPSSFGDKDLFTSFASNLTTQPPPTTSRPVATSPTSQPAVTTEFNLQTTPRTLFNTARPPQTITGSNFFLNSFRSASPPPATVTTGLPRTTRRPRTTLQPKTHSFSSPVTTTRPTAISTSPNPRENNSFDEVQQNEPRKQFLSSAPRQQTVVPKVTTASLPSPTSASRSKSTSSKGFKVPAAHAGKSFIFVRNGQSEYRVCQGYWVTGSRLASEALSVADKLAWNLAFYSPMEQYKRRRPAARRTSSNGCHVAAISNVLLVSSQIMLEAERRLHDFRLHVKGRTRCVMQRPVHPTDSLVFGRHLTQQPNRPEDKNLEQVFQVVLVDA